A genomic segment from Corallococcus soli encodes:
- a CDS encoding Tox-REase-5 domain-containing protein produces the protein MPPASNRNGREWKMRTDFVVVVCLALVAAGCAGVEASSGSGGARGLRQRSGYALDGSGERRRSAEAEGEELGEERHREAVRVPRGTVILGGRPGEVSRQALELGLLDVDAFEKLLVRAGLEDVDALPVRRNPFTPEDAVEVLGRLMERPVTLRTFPPRMAAGFLLREVLERGEVSREELVRRVARFAREQVAVLRPDGYLAWALDGSTQQKVAPVTWKDGAFRAGAFELGRFYSGKGGVFRHVDARLRASDWRPLAEVYDDADVINRSLDGAEDAFVGLYHALGQVLSRPTDSLAGLRHLPAGVVALIASSPEYWERFLLMTAGEQIREVAKLTTNVLVTWGAASATTRTVTGMMAGAEATVPVLSLSAEGALVLERIAVPVGRAAAVLSSGPGAVIVLQRANATTSGGAAPSAGPGKWGPARESMSERARRYQEQISGHSADEAYWVGDVKFDGFTDGVLLEAKGPGYANKFLDNLDPKSWFKDSGAVELVKQANRQISRVRGTGIPIEWHIAEKSVADAIRKLFQENKIKEIAVIHTPAR, from the coding sequence ATGCCGCCTGCCTCCAATAGAAATGGCCGGGAGTGGAAGATGCGCACGGACTTCGTGGTGGTTGTGTGTCTGGCACTCGTGGCCGCCGGCTGCGCCGGGGTGGAGGCCTCTTCCGGGAGCGGAGGTGCGCGAGGGCTCCGGCAGCGGTCGGGCTACGCGTTGGACGGCTCCGGGGAGAGGCGCCGGAGCGCCGAGGCGGAAGGCGAAGAGCTGGGGGAAGAGCGTCACCGAGAGGCGGTGCGCGTGCCGAGGGGGACGGTCATCCTTGGCGGTCGTCCCGGCGAGGTGTCGCGACAGGCGCTGGAGCTGGGCCTTCTGGACGTGGACGCCTTCGAGAAGTTGCTGGTGCGCGCGGGATTGGAGGACGTGGACGCGCTGCCCGTTCGCCGCAACCCCTTCACGCCCGAGGACGCCGTCGAGGTGCTGGGGCGGCTGATGGAGAGGCCGGTGACGCTGCGCACCTTCCCGCCGCGCATGGCCGCGGGCTTTCTGCTGCGCGAGGTGCTGGAGCGAGGTGAAGTCTCCCGGGAGGAGCTGGTGCGCCGGGTGGCGCGCTTCGCCCGGGAGCAGGTGGCGGTGCTGCGGCCGGACGGGTACCTGGCGTGGGCGCTCGACGGGAGCACGCAGCAGAAGGTGGCGCCCGTCACCTGGAAGGACGGGGCGTTCCGCGCGGGCGCCTTCGAGCTGGGGCGCTTCTACAGCGGAAAGGGTGGCGTCTTCCGCCACGTGGATGCGCGGTTGCGCGCCTCGGACTGGAGGCCCCTGGCCGAGGTGTACGACGACGCGGACGTCATCAACCGCTCGCTGGATGGCGCGGAGGACGCCTTCGTGGGGCTGTACCACGCGCTGGGGCAGGTGCTTTCGCGTCCGACGGACAGCCTCGCGGGGTTGAGACACCTGCCAGCCGGCGTGGTGGCGCTCATCGCGTCCTCGCCGGAGTACTGGGAGCGCTTCCTGCTCATGACGGCCGGAGAGCAGATTCGCGAGGTGGCGAAGCTGACGACGAACGTCCTTGTCACCTGGGGCGCGGCGTCCGCGACGACGCGCACGGTGACGGGGATGATGGCGGGGGCCGAGGCCACGGTGCCGGTGCTCTCGTTGTCCGCGGAGGGGGCGCTGGTGCTGGAGCGCATCGCGGTGCCGGTGGGGCGCGCGGCGGCGGTGTTGAGCAGTGGCCCCGGGGCGGTCATCGTCCTCCAGCGCGCCAACGCGACCACGAGCGGTGGTGCCGCACCCTCGGCCGGGCCCGGCAAGTGGGGGCCTGCCAGGGAGTCAATGTCGGAGCGCGCCCGGCGCTACCAGGAGCAGATTTCAGGGCACTCGGCGGACGAGGCCTACTGGGTTGGCGATGTGAAGTTCGACGGCTTCACGGACGGCGTGCTACTGGAGGCCAAGGGGCCCGGTTATGCGAACAAGTTCCTCGACAACCTTGATCCCAAATCCTGGTTCAAGGACTCGGGAGCTGTCGAACTGGTCAAGCAGGCCAATCGGCAGATTTCGAGGGTGAGGGGAACGGGCATCCCCATCGAATGGCACATCGCTGAGAAGTCGGTCGCAGATGCCATCCGGAAGCTGTTCCAGGAAAACAAGATCAAGGAGATTGCTGTCATCCACACGCCAGCGCGATGA
- a CDS encoding immunity 52 family protein, whose protein sequence is MTDTSVPQSQPETYYSGAYWGPRKESAEECARRTADFLNLLAQCDPFLAHWYKPARSRKDARQHPLMPPDVSSLTELFRRGVNRESGGPPIESLGYTFWFGNGGGDYDSADLRILCGGHDEAVLNSCVLKLPTLGRGANADGVLTSPVLTGAVRSMALAWEPDWAFATSHAYESQSQEPDSAPFSLGWITYLSRRLGTVPPLPAPVRIEPVEDKGTLIILTPERFTVKNPEHLALAEQVRGLLAKAGLMKPLAP, encoded by the coding sequence GTGACCGACACGTCTGTGCCCCAGAGCCAGCCTGAGACCTACTATTCCGGTGCTTATTGGGGACCCCGTAAAGAGTCGGCCGAGGAGTGTGCACGGCGCACCGCGGACTTCCTCAACCTGCTGGCTCAGTGCGATCCATTTCTGGCCCATTGGTACAAGCCGGCCCGGTCCCGCAAGGATGCGCGACAACACCCGCTCATGCCGCCAGACGTGTCCTCCCTCACCGAGTTGTTCCGGCGCGGCGTCAATCGGGAGAGCGGAGGGCCTCCCATCGAGTCGTTGGGCTACACCTTCTGGTTCGGCAACGGCGGTGGGGATTACGACAGCGCGGATCTCCGAATCCTTTGTGGTGGCCATGATGAGGCCGTTCTCAATTCGTGCGTGTTGAAGTTGCCCACGCTGGGACGTGGCGCGAACGCGGACGGGGTGCTCACCTCCCCCGTGTTGACGGGGGCGGTGAGAAGCATGGCGCTGGCTTGGGAGCCAGACTGGGCATTCGCCACTTCACACGCTTACGAGAGTCAGTCCCAGGAACCCGATTCAGCGCCATTCTCCCTGGGCTGGATCACCTACCTCTCGCGCCGCCTGGGCACGGTGCCCCCGCTGCCTGCCCCCGTGCGCATCGAGCCGGTGGAGGACAAGGGCACGCTGATCATCCTGACCCCCGAGCGCTTCACCGTGAAGAACCCGGAGCACCTCGCACTGGCCGAGCAGGTGCGGGGGCTCCTGGCCAAGGCAGGGCTGATGAAGCCCCTGGCTCCCTGA
- a CDS encoding RNA polymerase sigma factor, with protein sequence MSLSPEALETLLRHHHAFLTFLTPRMGSQEAAREVLQAAFVKGMEQGGALREEQSAVAWFYRLLRNALIDAHRRARRESSALESLGREQPLSTEDDPALEATVCGCVAGLAATLKPEYAQAVRRVDLEGVTVAAFAQEAGISANNAAVRLHRARQALGRQLVDLCGHCCAEGCVDCACSPS encoded by the coding sequence ATGAGCCTGTCACCCGAAGCGCTCGAAACCCTGCTGCGCCACCACCATGCCTTCCTCACGTTCCTCACGCCGCGCATGGGAAGCCAGGAAGCGGCCCGCGAGGTGTTACAGGCCGCCTTCGTCAAGGGCATGGAGCAGGGCGGAGCGCTGCGCGAAGAGCAGAGCGCGGTGGCCTGGTTCTACCGGCTGCTGCGCAATGCCCTGATCGACGCACACCGACGCGCGCGGCGCGAATCCTCGGCGCTGGAATCACTGGGCCGCGAGCAGCCACTGTCCACGGAGGACGATCCCGCCCTGGAGGCGACCGTGTGCGGCTGCGTGGCGGGGCTCGCCGCGACGCTCAAGCCCGAATACGCCCAGGCCGTGCGCCGCGTTGACCTGGAGGGTGTGACAGTCGCCGCGTTCGCCCAGGAGGCCGGCATCTCCGCCAACAACGCCGCCGTGCGACTGCACCGTGCCCGGCAGGCCCTGGGAAGACAGCTGGTGGACCTCTGCGGCCACTGCTGCGCGGAGGGGTGCGTGGACTGCGCCTGCTCGCCCTCCTGA